A single window of Nicotiana tomentosiformis chromosome 1, ASM39032v3, whole genome shotgun sequence DNA harbors:
- the LOC104110752 gene encoding probable E3 ubiquitin-protein ligase BAH1-like, translated as MKFGETFMEYLQGDQGKVSDKYSPHVEYKRLKKVLKSCRACRASALKESNSNGEEDDHETSNLCQFESCQLCDQKFFSELKKEASDIAGCFSSRVRRLLQLHTAPGMQKYLRQCFKNDQQAMMQECQILIEYAMMNAIAMQKILKKYDKVHCSVNGRNFKSKMRAERLEILQSPWLIELGALYLNFNESNGGKSNELFSQFSCNLSDTEPIMTLMFPDSVKLEYDLTCPICLDMVFNPYALGCGHLFCKSCACSAASVMIFQGVKAASKESKCPVCREVGTYANAVHMMELDLLLKKRYKQYWKERHASERAETVKQSRQYWDLQTRYVIGY; from the exons ATGAAGTTTGGAGAAACTTTTATGGAGTATCTGCAGGGCGATCAAGGGAAAGTTTCGGACAAATATTCGCCGCATGTTGAATACAAAAGGCTGAAGAAGGTTCTCAAGAGTTGCAGAGCTTGTAGGGCTTCGGCTCTAAAGGAATCCAATTCTAATGGAGAAGAAGATGATCATGAAACTTCGAATTTGTGCCAATTTGAGTCTTGCCAAT TGTGTGATCAGAAGTTCTTTTCTGAATTGAAGAAGGAGGCTTCTGATATTGCTGGTTGCTTCAGTTCTAGAGTGAGAAGACTTCTCCAACTTCATACTGCTCCTGGTATGCAAAAGTACTTGCGCCAATGTTTCAAGAATGATCAGCAGGCCATGATGCAAGAGTGCCAAATATTAATTGaatatgcaatgatgaatgctATTGCTATGCAAAAGATTCTTAAGAAATATGATAAA GTTCATTGCTCGGTGAATGGGAGGAACTTTAAATCGAAGATGCGTGCTGAACGCCTAGAGATTCTACAATCACCATGGTTGATTGAACTAGGGGCTTTATATTTGAATTTCAATGAATCAAATGGTGGGAAGTCAAATGAGCTTTTCAGTCAATTTTCTTGCAATCTCAGTGATACAGAACCTATTATGACTTTGATGTTTCCAGATTCTGTAAAACTAGAGTACGATCTGACTTGTCCAATCTGCTTG GATATGGTCTTCAATCCATACGCTTTAGGCTGTGGGCATCTTTTCTGCAAATCTTGTGCCTGCTCTGCAGCTTCTGTGATGATTTTCCAAGGCGTTAAGGCTGCAAGTAAGGAGTCAAAATGTCCAGTTTGCAGAGAG GTTGGAACTTATGCTAATGCCGTGCATATGATGGAATTAGATTTGCTTCTGAAGAAAAG ATATAAGCAGTATTGGAAGGAAAGACATGCTTCTGAACGAGCTGAAACAGTGAAGCAATCGAGGCAGTACTGGGATCTCCAAACGAGATATGTTATTGGTTATTAG